From a region of the Thermosipho melanesiensis BI429 genome:
- a CDS encoding M55 family metallopeptidase, which produces MKIYVSVDFEGLGGITQWSDVVHGVRYKQNILIEQLESFLDAVGENYVLVSDSHAMGDNILWDITRKYDNVEIISGNFRKNYMMTGLDETFDRVVFFGYHAGIGTRYAVMDHTYSSSSIFNVWINGKLMNEALINAAYAGIFNVPVAMIVGDDKLKGQVKLKNLFYVETKTSLGRFSAKHRSMKKVINDIKETTKKMLEIPKEEFEIFKFDTPVELVVELSDTARADLIEMIPLVERFDGRKVRVVHEDYKVIFDAILSIAYMASIVKYIGR; this is translated from the coding sequence GGCTTGGGTGGAATAACTCAATGGTCAGATGTTGTGCATGGTGTGAGGTATAAACAAAATATTTTGATAGAACAACTTGAAAGTTTTTTGGATGCTGTAGGTGAAAATTACGTGCTTGTTTCTGATTCCCATGCTATGGGTGACAATATTTTGTGGGATATTACGCGAAAATACGATAATGTAGAGATAATCTCAGGTAATTTTAGAAAAAATTACATGATGACAGGTTTGGATGAGACATTTGATAGGGTTGTCTTTTTTGGATACCACGCGGGTATAGGTACAAGGTACGCAGTTATGGATCATACTTATTCATCTTCATCGATTTTTAATGTTTGGATAAATGGAAAATTGATGAATGAAGCCCTGATAAATGCAGCTTATGCGGGAATTTTTAATGTACCAGTGGCTATGATTGTTGGTGATGATAAATTAAAAGGGCAAGTTAAATTAAAAAATCTGTTTTATGTTGAAACAAAAACTTCTCTTGGACGTTTTTCGGCAAAACATAGATCTATGAAAAAAGTTATTAACGATATAAAGGAAACTACTAAAAAAATGCTTGAGATTCCAAAAGAAGAGTTTGAGATTTTTAAATTTGATACTCCTGTCGAGCTTGTAGTAGAATTATCAGATACAGCACGTGCTGATTTAATAGAAATGATACCATTAGTTGAAAGGTTTGATGGAAGAAAGGTGCGAGTTGTCCATGAAGATTATAAGGTGATTTTTGATGCAATATTGAGTATAGCGTATATGGCATCAATTGTTAAATATATTGGGAGGTGA